A region from the Acyrthosiphon pisum isolate AL4f chromosome A1, pea_aphid_22Mar2018_4r6ur, whole genome shotgun sequence genome encodes:
- the LOC100162890 gene encoding dynactin subunit 4, which yields MASYMFQKTITSICTCGLQKLLPDLFFCRHCITLRCDFCVSHEIDTTYCPHCFENLSSTEAKHKKNRCASCLECPRCFNTLSTRSYSRTPEPKKPPQKMYYLLCLFCNWRSHEPNIPDQPTSSGNWPVNKNPDDGRILDLINYYKSVTLKEVFDKQKRNTKHYGRNYMHFLEKFGLNAMMARKKVGFPNFHTDGTGFSTSEINPAEAIENVPELSANTFEDILDLKQISTLEQRFATPELQAENTDDLFPIRKHLRVKHSLRCRVCEHNVVKPEYNAVKFKIKHLAYYYVPEIKIIKCEPLLAGKWSSLVLKLCNPSQASTAVRFEKLDLNAINIIREPRQLEGEDLISTPKQLPEPIPIVLELQGDIIVPEGEIKIAARDDTAEYDDTNEVNTDNDDPKYVYWRKGNKVALKFEVKPNENIKKNENVQLGFVMHFMYSDTMLHVINPKQPQTVLVPIKIVLNLPNSF from the coding sequence ATGGCTTCATATATGTTTCAAAAAACTATAACATCAATTTGTACATGTGGCTTACAGAAACTTTTACCTGACCTGTTTTTCTGTCGTCATTGTATTACACTTCGTTGTGACTTCTGTGTTAGTCATGAAATTGACACAACTTACTGTCCTCATTGTTTTGAAAATCTATCATCAACCGAAGCCAAACATAAGAAAAACCGGTGTGCTTCTTGTCTAGAGTGCCCACGCTGTTTTAATACTCTTTCAACACGTTCATATTCTCGAACACCCGAACCAAAAAAACCacctcaaaaaatgtattacttactCTGTTTATTTTGTAACTGGCGATCACATGAGCCAAACATACCTGATCAGCCAACTTCTTCAGGTAACTGGCCAGTAAACAAAAATCCAGATGATGGTCGTATACTggatttaatcaattattataaatctgttACTTTAAAAGAAGTATTTGATAAGCAGAAACGGAATACCAAACATTATGGTCgtaattatatgcattttttggaaaaatttggTTTAAATGCAATGATGGCTCGGAAAAAAGTAGGATTTCCAAATTTTCATACAGATGGTACTGGTTTTAGTACTTCAGAAATTAATCCAGCTGAAGCCATTGAAAATGTTCCTGAATTATCTGCAAACACATTTGAAGATATTTTAGATTTGAAACAAATTTCCACTTTAGAACAACGTTTTGCAACTCCTGAACTTCAAGCAGAAAATACTGATGATCTGTTTCCAATTCGTAAACATCTTAGAGTAAAACATTCTTTACGTTGTCGTGTATGTGAACATAACGTTGTTAAACCAGAATATAATGCTgtaaagtttaaaatcaaacatttagcttattattatgtgccagaaataaaaataatcaaatgtgAACCATTACTAGCCGGTAAATGGAGTTCCTTGGTACTTAAGTTATGTAATCCATCACAAGCATCCACAGCTGTACGTtttgaaaaattagatttaaatgCTATAAACATAATTAGAGAGCCAAGACAACTGGAAGGGGAAGATCTAATATCTACTCCTAAGCAATTGCCAGAACCAATTCCTATTGTATTAGAATTACAGGGTGATATTATAGTTCCGGAAggtgaaataaaaattgcagCTAGAGATGATACAGCTGAATATGATGATACAAATGAAGTAAATACAGACAACGATGAcccaaaatatgtatattggagAAAAGGCAACAAAGTTGCATTAAAATTTGAAGTAAAGccgaatgaaaatattaaaaaaaatgaaaatgtacaatTAGGATTTGTTATGCATTTTATGTATTCAGATACAATGTTACATGTGATTAATCCAAAACAACCTCAAACTGTATTAGTGcctataaaaattgtactgAATTTACCTaactctttttaa